A stretch of Schistocerca americana isolate TAMUIC-IGC-003095 chromosome 3, iqSchAmer2.1, whole genome shotgun sequence DNA encodes these proteins:
- the LOC124605887 gene encoding proline-rich protein 2-like, with product MGLARPQCSAATPGGPGPTAVLRRHTWWAWPDRSAPPPHLVGLARPQCSAATPGGPGPTAVLRRHTWWAWPDRSAPPPHLVGLARPQCPAATPGGPGPTAVPRRHTWWAWPDRSAPPPHLVGLARPQCPAATPGGPGPTAVPRRHTWWAWPDRSAPPPHLVGLARPQCPAATPGGPGPTAVPRRHTWWAWPDRSAPPPHLVGLARPQCPAATPGGPGPTAVPRRHTWWAWPDRSAPPPHLVGLARPQCPAATPGGPGPTAVPRRHTWWAWPDRSAPPPHLVGLARPQCPAATPGGPGPTAVLRRHTWWAWPDRSAPPPHLVGLARPQCSAATPGGPGPTAVLRRHTWWAWPDRSAPPPHLVGLARPQCSAATPGGPGPTAVLRRHTWWAWPDRSAPPPHLVGLARPQCSAATPGGPGPTAVLRRHTWWAWPDRSAPPPHLVGLARPQCSAATPGGPGPTAVLRRHTWWAWPDRSAPPPHLVGLARPQCSAATPDGPGPTAVLRRHT from the coding sequence atgggcctggcccgaccgcagtgcTCCGCCGCCACACCTGGTGGgcctggcccgaccgcagtgcTCCGCCGCCACACCTGGTGGgcctggcccgaccgcagtgcTCCGCCGCCACACCTGGTGGgcctggcccgaccgcagtgcTCCGCCGCCACACCTGGTGGgcctggcccgaccgcagtgcTCCGCCGCCACACCTGGTGGgcctggcccgaccgcagtgcTCCGCCGCCACACCTGGTGGgcctggcccgaccgcagtgccccgccgccacacctggtgggcctggcccgaccgcagtgccccgccgccacacctggtgggcctggcccgaccgcagtgccccgccgccacacctggtgggcctggcccgaccgcagtgccccgccgccacacctggtgggcctggcccgaccgcagtgccccgccgccacacctggtgggcctggcccgaccgcagtgccccgccgccacacctggtgggcctggcccgaccgcagtgccccgccgccacacctggtgggcctggcccgaccgcagtgccccgccgccacacctggtgggcctggcccgaccgcagtgccccgccgccacacctggtgggcctggcccgaccgcagtgccccgccgccacacctggtgggcctggcccgaccgcagtgccccgccgccacacctggtgggcctggcccgaccgcagtgccccgccgccacacctggtgggcctggcccgaccgcagtgccccgccgccacacctggtgggcctggcccgaccgcagtgccccgccgccacacctggtgggcctggcccgaccgcagtgccccgccgccacacctggtgggcctggcccgaccgcagtgccccgccgccacacctggtgggcctggcccgaccgcagtgcTCCGCCGCCACACCTGGTGGgcctggcccgaccgcagtgcTCCGCCGCCACACCTGGTGGgcctggcccgaccgcagtgcTCCGCCGCCACACCTGGTGGgcctggcccgaccgcagtgcTCCGCCGCCACACCTGGTGGgcctggcccgaccgcagtgcTCCGCCGCCACACCTGGTGGgcctggcccgaccgcagtgcTCCGCCGCCACACCTGGTGGgcctggcccgaccgcagtgcTCCGCCGCCACACCTGGTGGgcctggcccgaccgcagtgcTCCGCCGCCACACCTGGTGGgcctggcccgaccgcagtgcTCCGCCGCCACACCTGGTGGgcctggcccgaccgcagtgcTCCGCCGCCACACCTGGTGGgcctggcccgaccgcagtgcTCCGCCGCCACACCTGGTGGgcctggcccgaccgcagtgcTCCGCCGCCACACCTGGTGGgcctggcccgaccgcagtgcTCCGCCGCCACACCTGGTGGgcctggcccgaccgcagtgcTCCGCCGCCACACCTGGTGGgcctggcccgaccgcagtgctccgccgccacacctgatgggcctggcccgaccgcagtgctccgccgccacacctga